Part of the Sorghum bicolor cultivar BTx623 chromosome 1, Sorghum_bicolor_NCBIv3, whole genome shotgun sequence genome, CTCTATCCTTCTGCTTCTCTGTAGAAATGATAAAGTGTATATATCAAAGGAACTTCATCAGATAATAACACAAAGTGCACTGTGCAGGTTTGCCGAACCCTGATGAGTGTTATCAACAGCGGCATATAATAAATTACCTCCATTAGGCAAGTAATTTTCAACATTATCATCGCTTGAACTCTCATCCATCATAAAGTTCTCAACAGTGTCTTCACGACGCAAATTTCCTCTCTGTTCTTTAGCCATCTGGAGGAGCCCCGGATGATTCCATACCTACACTTCAACAGTGTTACTCCCTcgcccctccattccaaatcatAGGTCACTCTAGCTTTggccatgtcaaacttctttaacTTTGACTAGGTTTTTAGAAAATTAGATTAACAATGAAAAGTTCAAATACATGCACTATCAATACATTTCATAAAGACTAATGAAAATAATTTAATGTTTTACATGTTGGCTTGTTATTCTATAAGACTTGGTCAAGTTGGAGACTTTTGACTTAGGAGTTAGGAGAAAAGCTAAATTGACCTATGATTTGAAATGGAGAAAGTAGACAGCAATTCCACCTAGTTTTTATCTAAGAAACAGCACAAAGATGCAAGGTCAACGTACCTGGGCTAATGTTTGGTACTTGGCAAAGAAGGAACTGTGAGATTTTTCTGAATAACCACTACTTGAGAAACCATGAACATCTAAGAACCTTTTGTATAGCTTCCTCTGCAGCTGAGAGAGCTTTACAGTAATAACAAAAACCTTCTTTGGTGGTAGATCATTCTTCACAACATTCATGCTCTTCCGCTGGACAAAACCTTTCAGTTGTTCAAACAAGATGTGTGATCGTTGGTTCATGATCTTGACATCATCTGATGTTGAATTCATGTGTTGCCCATTTTCAATTGGGTTCTGGAACCTGATAAAGCAGAAAGAATTCATTATTTCAACTTTAAATAAAACTACGGTGCACGTATGGCAGCGTTCACCTACCTGTTTCGGAATTCATGAGTACTCCCAAGAAAACCTTCCCTGACAAAATCAACCATCTGCTCACAAGATTAAAACAAAATACGTTGGCAAACTACTAGTATTAAACATCAAAGTAATTTCATTAACTGGATGATTAAGCAAACAAAACAGCAGGGATGCATGGCTCCTTACACAATAATATTCCATCAAATTATTCTGCAACGGAGATCCAGTTAAAGCAATTCTTCTCTGTgttcttacttgtttcagagcttgCGTAATGTCGGCCCTCCTGTTCTTTATCATATGTGCTTCATCACATACAAGAATATCTGGCCCACACTGGCAGTACAGTGAACTGTGTCAAAAACCCACAGCTAACATGTAACAAAGTTGGGAGAAAGCATACTATATGTCTATATGTCATAATGTGTGCCAAATGCCCACATTACCATGAAAATAGAATATTATTGAAACCTCAGTAGTACATAGCCACAAGAAGGAATCTAACGAGTTTACTATAAGACCTTGAAACAGTACCGATAGCAGGGACATGGTACGTCACCTGCAAAGCATAAGCAATTTCGTTTGCAGAATTTTTGTCCTTCACATGCTTTCCAAGGGATAAGTTCCTAAATGATGAATAACCAATGAGAAGCACTCCACCCTTCACTCGCCATCTGGTTAGTAAATCTGGCCTTTTCACCCTGCAAAAAAAAGGAGTCAGATGGACCATTCCATCCTAATCCTAGTAGGTAAAGCTTTACTAAAGGGAAACAGTACTCCCATGTAACCAAAGGGGGGAAAACACAAGCACACCATAAGTAAATAATTCAATTGTGCAATGCAATGAAAAAACATCCTAAATAATGCAACATAGAGAAGGCCAATAAACCAATGAGGTGAAAGTAAGGCTTGTCCCATAATCAAGTGAAtatttgaagaaacatttgatccAGTGAGATGGATAGAGGATCACACTAAAAACTACTTGAAGAAAGTATTAAGAAAAAAGGCAATAGAGTAAAAGGACATTTAAGCAAGCTTAGGAAGCTTTCATCTTTGAGTACTGTTGACTCCAAATTCGAGAAAAGTAATCAGAATGACCTAGTGGGAATGCCACTATTGAACTCATACATCAAAGGAACCAAATACATGCATTATGtgtacaatttataatatatgaAGTTCCACTTCCAAGATTAAGTTCTCAATGTACAAATAGTGTTAAAACACTGGCCTAATCCAGAAATTTGAAATAACTAGAATATAAGTCATTTTGTCAGGTAAGAGTTAAGACTACAGCAGGATGCCTACGCCCAATTACAGGATTGAAGCAGCTTTCATAGAATGTTTGTAGTTGAGTTGCAACCTCCCACCCCGACCCAACCGTAGCTGTTTTGACAATATGTGTTGTTTAGGGCTTGCAGTGTTTTATCTTCTTTCCTAACTCTATCATTCATAAGCATATGTACTACATATGTTGTCTTGGGGAAGGTGCAGGAAATTCTTTAAAATTTGGCTTCTTAAGGAAAATACATGGAAAAAGTAAAACTAATAGGCTACTTAAAAGTTTCATCTAGCAGACCACACCATCGCCAATTAATTCAAGTATTCAGAATACACTTGTACAAAGATGGATTTTGAATATATGTGCATACATTCACAAGGAATCTACCCTACTTTGCGCATCCAGAGTGAACATCTTGTAGTCATATAAACAATATATTGGCACATAAAGGCTCTATGTCACATCTATTAGGTGAGGAAAAAACTAGCTGCATGAATAACAAATTAACAATAATGCAACAAAACAAGAAAATTATCTGCACCTTGCAACATCTTCCAACATAAAAACACGAAGAGGTTTCAGCTCTGCTGGACGCCACTTGCTAAACTCTTTCCTCCAGTTATGAAGAACATTGACAGGGGTGACAACAAGTGCTGTGCGCAATCCCAATTGAGCACATCTCATAACAGTATAGAGGAATGTAATAACCTGCAAAGTGCAAAAGAACAAAGATAAGAACGTAACTCCCATTATGTCATGTAATGGAACATGTTAATTGCATAAGTATATGAAAACTAAATGTCAACCTAACAATAACTTAATCCAAATATGAGAATACAAGTACAGAAATTGAAGTTGATTGACATGCAATGTAATGGAACACGATAACTGCATCAGTATGAAAATTAAATGTCAACCTAACAATAACTTCATCACAAATATGAGAATACAAGTACAGAAGTTGAAGTTGATTGACGTGCATGGTCTAGTTCCAGCACATAATTGATTGCCACAGGAACAACAGTTGCAGCATACAACGAATGAATAACTCGAAGAAATGTATAACCAAGCTATAAGCCAACACAGACCTGAAAGGTTTTCCCAAGGCCCATGTTATGCGCCAAAATGCACCCAAGACCTTTATCCCCGGATTTGACCTTTTTAACAGATTGAATAACATTTTCCCACATAAACCTTATTCCTTCTACCTGTGATATCATAAAATCCAGTCAGACTCAGATATGGGTTCCCTGTACTGGTATTAATTGCTGGTGCAAGAGCAACAGCATAGCACTTGCAAACAGTTAAATCCCCTCATTAAGTCATCACATATTCAGGATTAATTATGGAGATAATAAGAGAGGAAATCTTGACCAGGCAGACCTGATGAGGTTTCAGTTTAGAAGACATGCTGCTTGGAATCCTAAcaggttcctcatcctcctccctgGCAAGGTTGACTATATGTCCATCACCAGCATCCTGTAAACAGATTTTCACTGGAGCTTCAAAGGGAGTTCCAATATTCTCACTCCTTAACTTGGTGGCAGATTGCTCTTGCATGGACTTCAAATGGTCTTGCCTTGCCTACAAAATAATGTTACAGCCTAGATAAAACAGCTTCAAACAAGACTATACATCAAATAAAGATTAGGCTGAAAAATCACAAACCTTCTCCATTGCAATTCTACGCTTTGTTTCCTCACCAAGTTCTGTATCATCCATAATTCTTCTAATACTCTTCTTCATTCTTCGCTTGCTGATAACATGTTGAAGGAATGACCAGGAGCTGAGCTTTGGCATGCTAAATGAAATAGGGGAAAAGATCATACCTAACAGTTGCACTATTCTCTGGTCCAGAAAGCTCTGTGTTGCTACTCTCTGAATCAGAAGATTCCACGCCACCGAGGGCCTTGTCACATTCAGAAATTAAAAGTTCCAGTTGACTGGGTATGCAGCAGCAACACTGCCAACCAGTGGCTTTAGCTTCTGATAAGCATTCTTCACCTAAATTCTTTGACAGGCAATTTGTACAGAAAAGAAGCTTACAAGAACTACAACTTTGAAGCAGTTCACTTCGTGCACACCAAGTGCAATAACCACCAGATACAGGATCCTGCCCAAATGTAAACAGCATCTCTAAGAAATCATTAATGCCTAGTTGATGATATCAATAGTCAGACCTAATTATGTATAAAGTTCAAAAGTATCTACTATTCTAAAGGAGGTAAGTATCCACCTCAAGACGATTCTTCTCTATCACAAGAAATCTGCATGATCCACAAACAACAACATCCAAGACAGGGTGGCGATGCACATCAGAGGCATTCAACATTTCAGAGCAAATAGTACATTTGAAAGTTTTAGGCAAACTCTTAGTAGGGAGCTTAGGGCTTTGTGATGGGAAAAGATCAAGATCAATGATATCAACCACTTTTTCGACTTCTGTGGAACTACCTTCACCATCCTTTTGTAAAGCTCGTTTGTTATCTGTCTGCATATCATCATCACTTTCTATTATAACAGTTTTCAATCTCTTCTCGTTATCATCATCTTCAAATGTATGCTTCAATGTCTCCATAGAAACTTTGTTTTCAtcagttttgagttttttagaTGAAGGAAGATCACTTTTAGCACCTAAAACACCATTTTCTGGTAGAGGTTTCTCATCACATGATGAGACCAAACCAATGTTCTCCTGAAAACAGGAAAGGCTGGATTAAATGAAAGAAATTCACCCAATAAATCACAGACCAATCTACAATGcatatttataaaaaatttagTTAACACGGAACAGAGCTTGAAACCATTTACTTTAAGTAATTACCTTACACCAGCCCCTCgtcctttttcctttcaaacGACGCTGCAGGCACTTCATTATTTTTGCATCATCCTCTTCCGTAACCTACATTAATGGTATAATTTAGTTTCCCATTAACTAAGAAAGTACACGAAGGAATTCCCTATCAAGAAAACCTTATATTTTGCTACTAGGAAGTAGGAACCCAGCAGCTAAACAGAAGCAGTGATAGTAGATTCTCATTCTTCAGTTGGGCTACTTGGGTTGCAGTGGTGTTACCGCTAACAGCAGTATCACCCAAATTTGCCAGTGCAACCAGTAAGACATGATAACTATCTAGTATCTACAGCCTGTCCACTAAGAGAGAAAGGGGAAGAATAAAGTCCAACTAACATCATGGCTGTCAATGGAGTCACATGATCAAACAGTATTTGGTTAGTGCTTTTATAGATTACCTATTGTCTGGTTCAATTAGAACTACATAAAACCTCGACACCTCCATGCTGCTCCCAATCTAAGATCTTCAAGCAAGTTCTCAGAGATGAAAGCTTAGGTACTGGGTTTGAATAGAGGATGACCCACAGACCCAGTTGATCAGGCTCAGGCCTTAGTAAAGCAAAGACAGACCAGCACATCCATGAGCAGCACCTTCCTATATGCAGGCACGAAGGCTTGTTTGACTGACAAAATTTGTTTACCTCCTCCCACAAATGGGCACATGGTCTCTCACTCAGTGAATTGGTAAAGGGTAGGCAGTAAGGCCTTCATGCTTGATTACAGTTTCTTCCCACAAACGACACTAGGGGCATTATTTTTCTATagctatttttttcatttcaattaACCACATCTGTGCCTCCTAGAATGTTGCGTCATCTAAAACCCTGGTTTAGGGAGAAGGGGCCATTTGCTCTGATTTTGAGGCTCAAGGAGTCCAAACAAGATAGCTTGTCATTGATGGTTTGAATAGACATGTATAAGTACTGGGTTAACGAATCTTGCATCTCCTTCCTACATTATTCACTGATGCCTCATAGAGGATTCAGATTGGGTCTATAAATAATCTGCAGATGCCGCTGCAATGTAGCAAAAACCTTAGACATGGCTGCCAACAGTACAAAAACGAGGTATGAAACAAAGAAACTATTAGACTACCACTATGATAACTAGGCATTCATATACTGGGAAGTGGGAATAAACAATAGTGTGACAAGCAAAGGTAGATATAAGGCATACCCAAGCTCTAAAGCAGAAACAAAAGGTGCATGTGCTGCAATTAAGCCTAGAACCACAAGACCAAAACCAGTGGCATGTTTGCAGTTTTAACTAATTAACAGAGCTAAAAAAGTAGTCTCAGCTGACCTTTCTGTATTTCCTTCTCTGTTCCTCAGAAAGCTCTACTTCATCTACACCTTTTATATCATCAAAAACACCACCAACTTCAGATATCTCCTCTACCTACAGAATCGTAACAATGATAGCAAAGATTTAGACGGAAGAATCATAGGTGGCCAGCGGATTCAAAAAATTCATACCCTGCTAGTTATCTAAGAGTATAACATGAATAAAAATGTACTAACTGAAAAACATTCTCTATTTATCTGtttaatatttaatatagataaaGAACGTAGACAACAAAACACTTTAAGTTCCACGGTAGTGAGTAGTGACTATTGACAAGTAGTTCTctttctaaaaaatattaatacagCTCCAAACACAGTACACGGTACAGCACTAAATAGCAATTACTTCCAAATTCATCACGGTCTATCTTGCAGTAATATTATTTTAACTAGAACAAATTACACTTGCTGTGCATACCATTGTGAAGAGATGAAAAGCAGGACTGCACAAACATCTTGGTGACATTCTTTTAAAAGATGCAAGATGAAATACTAAAACTGGTCAATTTAACCATGGTCAATCACCTAGCCATTGTGCACATGAGAATTGACAATACAATAGACAGTCTCATACTCTCGTTATAAAAATAAAGTTACTGCGCATTGTCCTAGTCTTGTCCAATACCTTTGTCCTAACATTGCATGAAAACAACGCTTCAACACAGGGTGGGGTGGGTTTTCCCCTCTGTTATTCTTCAGATTATCAGATAAAGTAAATGAAAAACATGTTTCTAAAATTAAGAGAAGAGGGTAGGATAAGATTTCAAGAAATCCATGAATGAGACTAATAAATAGTCTAATGATTGCATCACAAAATATGAGAAAGTACTCGGTTGAAATGGCACCTCGTCAACTCCAGGAAACTGGAGACCTAATGCGGCTGCTTCCTGGGGGGTGCTTGCAAGATAAACTGATGCCCAGTTACTGCTACCAAATGTATTCTCAGCATTCTCCTTAGATTTAATAAGTTCATTGAAAGAGCTCCAACTTTTCTCATGACACTTAACAGAATCATCATCCTCAACAGGAATTTTTCCAGTAAGAAAGCCACTAGCACCTTCCTCCAGCAACCTCCCGTGTTTTCTGATCGAAGAAGACAACGTTGAGTCTTTTTGAGAGAAAATACAGCAGGGGAGGCCCCCACTGTTTGCTTTattaaaacaaaataaaaaaataaaaggacaACACTATACAACGCTGTCTCTCATACAATATACACAAAACAGCAAAATTGTAGCCCCAAAATTACCTCCGTACAGGTCTGCGAGACTGAAGGTATTCATCAGCATTTTTAATGGATCGGTTAGCTTCTTCAGGCACTTGAGAACCAGCCCAATGTGTCCTGCTCTTCCATGCTTCAGTTTCACAAACATTTGGAACTTGACTTTCAATTGACTTATAGAGTCTGGGAAGTTCAATTCCAGCAGCATCAAGTTGTTCCTGCATCATATAAAAAATGCAAATTTTATCTTCAGCCATGCAAATTTGTCTTCAGCATGATGAGTAACATGGGGCTTCTCAAAATATTCTTTTCCTATAATAGAAATAGATAAAAGCACATACCAAGCATCATGGGAGTAAACAATATGTATCAGTTTAACATAACCAGCGTTAAAGTCTAACACAGAACCAGTACAGAGAAATTTAATGTGGCCATTTTCTTTGTGCTTAGCAAAGCCAAGTCCCCCAACAGGATTATACAAAAGAACTCCAAAGATACAACAAATGTAAGTGCCATTATCCATAAGAAAGACAGGTTGATTCGGTTCAGCACTAAATCTTCATATGCATTTATATAGCACAGGAATTTAGGAAATCTATCTGAGACAACACGTGCAAATGGTAGTTAGTAAATGTAACAtggacaaaaaaaaatatttacaagGGAAAACATTACCAACAGAATAGAACTACGGATCTCTAGATCATCAAGTTCATTTTCCCATTGCATCTGGAATTGCTCCATCTCAGTTGACACAGCTGATTCTAactatttaaataattaaaggatAATATATCAGTGCACAGAAAGAGAAACAATTGAGGATTACGATTTACAAATTACGAAATAAATATGAACATGTTCAAAAACCTCATCTCCTTGAAGCCTCTCAGATAACTCCAATCTTACTTCAATTTCAACTTTGTCCAGTGACTCCTTTTCAAGTGACTCTTGCGCTTGAGCTGCCTAAAAGTCACCAGAAACACGATCAATCAAACAGCAAAAAAAGGGTGTGAATAAAACAGAAAAGATTATATAGGTTACTTTGCTCTCGACTTCGAGGAATTCAGCAACCAATTCTTCAACTTCTTCCTCAGTAAGAGGTACCTGTTAGACaatcaaattaaaaaaaaatttgtcaaatactatttaaattttaaatagaAACTACTAAATTTCTGCCCATCAAGATTTTAAACTTCTAAGAAGAAACTACAATGTAGTTAATATTTAAGTGTAAATAACACAAAAAGGtactccgtcccaaattatagattgttttggcttttctaggtacACATAGATTTTGCTAGGCACCTAGATATATGGTATGTTTAGATACAGAACAAACGGATGTAGCGTAAATTATATAGAACATCATGTCAATcaacaataaaataaataaagatggcCATCAATAAAAGTTCCCAAAATTCCACACCAAGTTGCCATACTTTCTCTATGGGTGCCTATGGTACATAATAATATTGTTACCTTCAatgaaaatatatgatttaTTAATACCAACTAAACCTGACAATGGTTTGGGTTAAAACCGGGTTTTTGGTTTGGTTTTACTTTTGGGCTGTATTGGTTTGGATTGAAACAGGCTGAAAAGGCTGTTGGGCCAGTTTGGTTTGGGCCCTATTAAAGTGGGCTGAACTGGCTTGGCTGTAAATAATAGAGTTTACAATGATTTTTTATtctatctatttattttttgcTTTTGTTTATGGCTAAATATAAACAATAGCATGAGGTGCCGGTGAAATGGTGGGTTGGAAATGTATTTTAATGGGTCTAGCGCATAAGTGGTATGATTTGGTGTGGATGATTGAAGTCATGGTCTAATTTGGTTTGGATTTGACTTTCACATATATATGTTTTGGATTGGTGTGGGTTTGGTTTGGATCTCAGCCCACTGTCTACCAACAGAACTTCACAAAACTTAAGTAGACAACGATAGATATCGAAATAGTTTATAGGATTCACACACCTCAGTGCCTTCCACAGATGCTGAAGCTTGTTCATTATCTGATTCTCGGAGAGAGCTTTCATATGAATCGGACTCTGTATCATCATCAGTAATGGATGTTTCTTCATTCGCATTGTTGTCCATTGTTGTGCATGGAGGCTCCTTATACTCCTTCAATGAACTGTCTCCTATGCTAGTACTAGTATCCACACCAATTTTATTTTCATCACTTTGAGAGTCGATGATTATTATATCTACTAGCTGTCCATTTGGTTGAACAGATTCCATCTTTGCCATCTTATCATCAGACAATATTCCATCCTTATTCATAGTATTATATCATTTACTTCTACAGAAATATATCTGGTTCCACCTTTGCATACATTAACTATTTTACTGcaaaatacaaaaagaaaaagaaataagCAAAACAAGAATGCAGATTTGCTCAGGTAccaaaacaataaaataaaagtAAAATGGTATTTTGACAACAGAAATAAAAACAACTGCAGGTTTCACTTTAGGGTTGAATGAAACAGGACCCTGTTTACTGCTGGATTTAAAATACTGAAACACAAATACTTTAAGGTTGATTAAATGGCATGCCTTCATGAAGTGATTGTGTCTATACCCAGGACATTAGCATAATTCTAAAGAATAATGATAGGATTCCCATTAGCAAGTTCATAACATGACACGGTAACTACAATTATACATACAACGGCGCAAGTTCAGTGATAGTTTTTTATGCTAGCCAGTCAAACTCATAAATGTTTGGATACTACTAATAGTGCAGCATCAATCCACACGCACAGAGCAAAAATTGGCATTATTGCAGGTCcatgttttttttcttattttttcaaCACGTACGGAGCAAACACATTAGTTTGAAACCAACATGCTAGTGCTACCATCTCCCCCGTCGAAGTCTAATTGATACAGTAGGAACAACATTGCAGGGCTGAAGAAATAGTTGATCGTTGACGCATTGCCTGCCCAGAGGGGCGGACCTAGTAAAGGTACATGGATGTACACATGTGCACCCGGTATTTTTTGCAAAAAGTTCGAGGTTAGTAGGCATCAAATGGCCAAATAGCTTTCAGTTAGGGTTTGGGTGCTTGGTTTCGCACAGCAGAAAGGGAGGCGAAGAGGTGGGAATACCTGGTGGGTGCTCGTGGCCGGCGAAGAGACCAACGAAGGCCTCGGCACCTGGCGtagggcggcggcggagctAGCCCACTCAGTTCGTCGCAGAAAgaggggggagagagagagagggagaggaagcGCGCACGCCGCACGCGGGATGAAATGAACCGTAATTTCAGTGAAGGAAGAAGTGCCCTCGACCCCTCAACTTTTACGCTCGTCTGATTCAATGTTTAACCTCAAAATCAATGTCCCCTCAAAAAATAACTACAAAATCAATGTTTGACCCTCTCTTTTAAAACAATTTCTTTTGCTGGCCAGTTTTGTTGGTTACCGCTGACATGCTGCCATGTCACACGAGAATACATATCTTTTGAAAAATATCgaaaatcataaaaaaaaatagaaattatctaaatattttttatatggaAAAATAGTGtaattgaaaatctttaaactcTAGTTTAATCTTATAAAATTCATATAAATTTTGTTTTAGCTCGAAAGATTATAAAAGTAGTTTTtgaatatttttttctataactaCACTCTATCCTATCCTATGTGCCTAGCTTAAAATTGTTTGAATCTTTGCGATCTATTTTGTTGCTCTTCACTTTGTCTATTCTAATTAACTAGCAAACATTATGTGTGTTGCAACGAAAGAAAAAAGACATCAAACATTCATGGAAAACAACAACGTGAATGGTacttatctatttatattttatcttatctataaaaattaaaagCTATAATTTATTTATGGTGATCATGACATCCATGTTTTTAAGCTAATGTTAGTAGTAATACAACAATGTCCTATTAAGTCAGTGTAAATTTGAAAATACAAACTTATTAAATTTTTTCTGTTACAAGGCACATAAATATTTTGATAGTCAAATTTCAAGTTCCTTGACTTCGTTTTTTGGACTCATAATTAAGAATCGGTCTATCCATTTATGATTATGATAGGAAACATCTTTAAGTTTTTCACATGTAACCCTGGTCAAAGATTGCATATGTAAATAAATATAGTTTAGAGACAAATTTATTGAGACCGGATCAAACAATAAATTGGTCAATATTTTATTTTAACGTTTGATTAGTTAGACCAAAAGTTTAATTGgttatgataagataatttttTGTAATAAAAATAGCATTAACATCTTGGTAGTCGAAATATCATTTTAAAGAGGGTCAAAACTTTAAAAGATCCACACTCAAAATTTTCTTGTGCTAGTTCTCATCATACCGAGATTGATTGACTTGAACTAAATTAGACAATAAATTGCTATAACATGATGGTAAAGAAAGTTTGTTTCTTTGAAAAAAACTAATA contains:
- the LOC8059275 gene encoding protein CHROMATIN REMODELING 20 isoform X1 produces the protein MNKDGILSDDKMAKMESVQPNGQLVDIIIIDSQSDENKIGVDTSTSIGDSSLKEYKEPPCTTMDNNANEETSITDDDTESDSYESSLRESDNEQASASVEGTEVPLTEEEVEELVAEFLEVESKAAQAQESLEKESLDKVEIEVRLELSERLQGDELESAVSTEMEQFQMQWENELDDLEIRSSILLEQLDAAGIELPRLYKSIESQVPNVCETEAWKSRTHWAGSQVPEEANRSIKNADEYLQSRRPVRRKHGRLLEEGASGFLTGKIPVEDDDSVKCHEKSWSSFNELIKSKENAENTFGSSNWASVYLASTPQEAAALGLQFPGVDEVEEISEVGGVFDDIKGVDEVELSEEQRRKYRKVTEEDDAKIMKCLQRRLKGKRTRGWCKENIGLVSSCDEKPLPENGVLGAKSDLPSSKKLKTDENKVSMETLKHTFEDDDNEKRLKTVIIESDDDMQTDNKRALQKDGEGSSTEVEKVVDIIDLDLFPSQSPKLPTKSLPKTFKCTICSEMLNASDVHRHPVLDVVVCGSCRFLVIEKNRLEDPVSGGYCTWCARSELLQSCSSCKLLFCTNCLSKNLGEECLSEAKATGWQCCCCIPSQLELLISECDKALGGVESSDSESSNTELSGPENSATVSKRRMKKSIRRIMDDTELGEETKRRIAMEKARQDHLKSMQEQSATKLRSENIGTPFEAPVKICLQDAGDGHIVNLAREEDEEPVRIPSSMSSKLKPHQVEGIRFMWENVIQSVKKVKSGDKGLGCILAHNMGLGKTFQVITFLYTVMRCAQLGLRTALVVTPVNVLHNWRKEFSKWRPAELKPLRVFMLEDVARVKRPDLLTRWRVKGGVLLIGYSSFRNLSLGKHVKDKNSANEIAYALQVTYHVPAIGTVSSSLYCQCGPDILVCDEAHMIKNRRADITQALKQVRTQRRIALTGSPLQNNLMEYYCMVDFVREGFLGSTHEFRNRFQNPIENGQHMNSTSDDVKIMNQRSHILFEQLKGFVQRKSMNVVKNDLPPKKVFVITVKLSQLQRKLYKRFLDVHGFSSSGYSEKSHSSFFAKYQTLAQVWNHPGLLQMAKEQRGNLRREDTVENFMMDESSSDDNVENYLPNGEKQKDRADQQSKKSNIVNEESNWWEELLDENTYMEADYSGKMTLLLDILSKSSELGDKVLVFSQSLTTLDLVEFYLAKLQINGKEGKHWKRGKDWYRLDGSTPSSERQNLVEMFNDPGNTRVKCTLISTRAGSLGINLHAANRVVLLDGSWNPTHDLQAIYRVWRYGQTKPVYAYRLMAHRTMEEKIYKRQVTKEGLAARVVDRQQVSRTISKEEMLHLFEFGEEELMEQNENGSTIIEKPSTSDTIKTSEPVPVDSLMLSLLSEQTRWISGYHEHEALLQENEEERLTKEEKDMALSEWESLRKAALDSERKSNMSAAPTYPNVVRPLKPASRSRQLQQPKVNSNNQKKCNNLTHLLTLRSHGTKAGCTTTCDECGQEISWETLNRDGRSR
- the LOC8059275 gene encoding protein CHROMATIN REMODELING 20 isoform X2; translated protein: MNKDGILSDDKMAKMESVQPNGQLVDIIIIDSQSDENKIGVDTSTSIGDSSLKEYKEPPCTTMDNNANEETSITDDDTESDSYESSLRESDNEQASASVEGTEVPLTEEEVEELVAEFLEVESKAAQAQESLEKESLDKVEIEVRLELSERLQGDELESAVSTEMEQFQMQWENELDDLEIRSSILLEQLDAAGIELPRLYKSIESQVPNVCETEAWKSRTHWAGSQVPEEANRSIKNADEYLQSRRPVRRKHGRLLEEGASGFLTGKIPVEDDDSVKCHEKSWSSFNELIKSKENAENTFGSSNWASVYLASTPQEAAALGLQFPGVDEVEEISEVGGVFDDIKGVDEVELSEEQRRKYRKVTEEDDAKIMKCLQRRLKGKRTRGWCKENIGLVSSCDEKPLPENGVLGAKSDLPSSKKLKTDENKVSMETLKHTFEDDDNEKRLKTVIIESDDDMQTDNKRALQKDGEGSSTEVEKVVDIIDLDLFPSQSPKLPTKSLPKTFKCTICSEMLNASDVHRHPVLDVVVCGSCRFLVIEKNRLEDPVSGGYCTWCARSELLQSCSSCKLLFCTNCLSKNLGEECLSEAKATGWQCCCCIPSQLELLISECDKALGGVESSDSESSNTELSGPENSATVSKRRMKKSIRRIMDDTELGEETKRRIAMEKARQDHLKSMQEQSATKLRSENIGTPFEAPVKICLQDAGDGHIVNLAREEDEEPVRIPSSMSSKLKPHQVEGIRFMWENVIQSVKKVKSGDKGLGCILAHNMGLGKTFQVITFLYTVMRCAQLGLRTALVVTPVNVLHNWRKEFSKWRPAELKPLRVFMLEDVARVKRPDLLTRWRVKGGVLLIGYSSFRNLSLGKHVKDKNSANEIAYALQCGPDILVCDEAHMIKNRRADITQALKQVRTQRRIALTGSPLQNNLMEYYCMVDFVREGFLGSTHEFRNRFQNPIENGQHMNSTSDDVKIMNQRSHILFEQLKGFVQRKSMNVVKNDLPPKKVFVITVKLSQLQRKLYKRFLDVHGFSSSGYSEKSHSSFFAKYQTLAQVWNHPGLLQMAKEQRGNLRREDTVENFMMDESSSDDNVENYLPNGEKQKDRADQQSKKSNIVNEESNWWEELLDENTYMEADYSGKMTLLLDILSKSSELGDKVLVFSQSLTTLDLVEFYLAKLQINGKEGKHWKRGKDWYRLDGSTPSSERQNLVEMFNDPGNTRVKCTLISTRAGSLGINLHAANRVVLLDGSWNPTHDLQAIYRVWRYGQTKPVYAYRLMAHRTMEEKIYKRQVTKEGLAARVVDRQQVSRTISKEEMLHLFEFGEEELMEQNENGSTIIEKPSTSDTIKTSEPVPVDSLMLSLLSEQTRWISGYHEHEALLQENEEERLTKEEKDMALSEWESLRKAALDSERKSNMSAAPTYPNVVRPLKPASRSRQLQQPKVNSNNQKKCNNLTHLLTLRSHGTKAGCTTTCDECGQEISWETLNRDGRSR